A genomic window from Microbaculum marinisediminis includes:
- a CDS encoding cyclase family protein, giving the protein MSSTDTLAKLGSMLVSGDVDVVDLAVPLGPDTPLIQLPDIFQQTPQVKVHEISHYDDAGPFWAWSWYELGEHSGTHFDAPIHWVTGKDHADGKTDTIPVKNFVAPVNVIDCSKQTAENVDFLLTADMVKEWEAEHGEIEAGSWVLMRTDWWPRNRSRAEFLNADENGPHSPGPSVDCVEYIISKGIVGWGTETVGTDAGAAGGFEPPYPAHNLLHKNNRYGLASLAHLDKLPPKGAVLIAAPLKFVGGTGSPIRALALVPKG; this is encoded by the coding sequence ATGTCATCTACCGACACACTCGCCAAACTGGGTTCCATGCTCGTGTCCGGCGACGTCGACGTCGTCGACCTCGCCGTGCCGCTCGGTCCCGATACGCCGCTGATCCAGCTGCCGGACATTTTCCAGCAGACGCCGCAGGTGAAGGTGCACGAGATCTCGCACTACGACGACGCCGGCCCGTTCTGGGCGTGGAGCTGGTACGAGCTGGGCGAGCATTCGGGCACGCATTTCGACGCCCCGATCCACTGGGTCACCGGCAAGGACCACGCAGACGGCAAGACCGACACCATCCCGGTGAAGAATTTCGTCGCCCCGGTGAATGTCATCGACTGCTCCAAGCAGACGGCCGAGAACGTGGACTTTCTGCTGACCGCCGACATGGTCAAGGAATGGGAAGCCGAGCACGGCGAGATCGAGGCGGGCAGCTGGGTGCTGATGCGCACCGACTGGTGGCCGCGCAACCGCAGCCGGGCCGAGTTCCTCAACGCCGACGAGAACGGCCCGCATTCGCCCGGTCCGTCGGTCGACTGCGTCGAGTACATCATTTCGAAGGGCATCGTCGGCTGGGGCACCGAGACGGTCGGCACCGATGCCGGCGCGGCCGGCGGGTTCGAGCCGCCCTATCCGGCGCACAACCTGCTGCACAAGAACAACCGCTACGGGCTCGCCAGCCTTGCCCACCTCGACAAGCTGCCGCCGAAGGGGGCCGTCCTGATTGCGGCGCCGCTGAAGTTCGTCGGCGGCACGGGCAGCCCGATCCGGGCGCTGGCGCTCGTCCCGAAGGGCTGA
- a CDS encoding phytoene desaturase family protein — protein MAVAPDYIVVGSGINGLVCAALLGQRGKTVLVLEREDVAGGCIKSGEITAPGYTHDMMAATFVLFITSPAFGKLGADLARHGLDFAHTPHPTGVVTPDGRSLVLTTDRAANVARFNDLSPGDGDRYRAEVEAVERDAALVFGLLGGALWSWGTFKLLFREMRRRGLRGLAARLGEGLRPGRGWLETRFKSDLLRDMLAPWVLHAGLGPESAFSGEMARVVAFALEAAGAPIAKGGAANAVKAFEGLIRERQGEVRTGADVAEILVTGGRASGVKLASGETIEARQGVICSVTPTQLYGRLIPSAAIDPAAKSHADDYRYGKGDMQMHYALKSPPKWKSQGLDQVALIHLTPGLDGVSKAVNECERGMLPEVPTICVGQPHALDPSRCPDGAGIIWIQLPEAPRHIKGDAAGQIEVPADGGWSEAVREAYADRVEAILKTHIDGFEENVVARTCYSPADLEAMNMNLVGGDPYGGSCAIDQFFIWRPFADTVNHKTPIAGLYQIGASTHPGPGLGGGSGFALAERLG, from the coding sequence ATGGCCGTCGCACCGGACTATATCGTCGTCGGGTCGGGGATTAACGGCCTCGTCTGTGCCGCGCTGCTCGGTCAGCGCGGCAAGACAGTCCTTGTCCTGGAACGCGAGGATGTGGCCGGCGGCTGCATCAAGTCGGGCGAGATCACCGCGCCCGGCTATACCCACGACATGATGGCGGCGACCTTCGTGCTTTTCATCACGTCGCCGGCGTTCGGCAAGCTCGGAGCCGACCTTGCCCGACACGGGCTCGACTTCGCCCATACGCCTCACCCGACCGGGGTAGTCACCCCGGACGGGCGCAGTCTGGTACTGACCACGGATCGGGCGGCGAACGTCGCCCGGTTCAACGACCTCAGCCCCGGCGACGGCGACCGCTACCGCGCCGAGGTGGAAGCCGTCGAGCGCGACGCCGCGCTGGTGTTCGGTCTGCTCGGCGGGGCGCTGTGGTCGTGGGGTACGTTCAAGCTCCTGTTCCGCGAGATGCGGCGGCGCGGACTTCGCGGGCTGGCGGCGCGACTCGGCGAAGGACTTCGCCCCGGCCGCGGCTGGCTGGAGACGCGGTTCAAGTCCGATCTGCTCAGAGACATGCTGGCGCCGTGGGTGCTGCATGCGGGCCTGGGGCCGGAAAGCGCCTTTTCCGGCGAGATGGCCCGGGTCGTCGCCTTCGCGCTGGAAGCCGCCGGCGCGCCGATCGCCAAGGGCGGGGCGGCGAACGCGGTGAAGGCATTCGAGGGATTGATCAGGGAGCGGCAGGGAGAGGTGCGCACCGGCGCCGACGTCGCCGAAATCCTCGTCACCGGTGGGCGCGCGAGCGGCGTGAAGCTTGCCAGTGGCGAGACGATCGAGGCCAGGCAGGGCGTCATCTGCTCGGTGACACCGACACAGCTCTACGGCCGACTTATCCCGAGCGCGGCCATCGATCCCGCCGCCAAGAGCCATGCGGACGACTATCGCTACGGCAAGGGCGACATGCAGATGCACTACGCCCTCAAGAGCCCGCCGAAATGGAAGAGCCAGGGCCTGGACCAGGTCGCGCTCATCCATCTGACGCCGGGCCTGGACGGCGTGTCGAAGGCGGTCAACGAATGTGAGCGCGGTATGTTGCCGGAAGTGCCGACGATCTGCGTCGGGCAGCCGCATGCGCTCGATCCCTCGCGTTGCCCGGACGGGGCGGGGATCATCTGGATCCAGCTTCCCGAGGCCCCGCGCCACATCAAGGGAGATGCGGCGGGCCAGATCGAGGTTCCGGCCGACGGCGGTTGGAGTGAGGCCGTGCGCGAGGCCTATGCCGACCGGGTCGAGGCGATCCTGAAGACCCACATCGACGGGTTCGAGGAGAACGTCGTCGCGCGAACATGCTACTCGCCGGCCGACCTCGAAGCGATGAACATGAACCTCGTCGGCGGCGATCCGTATGGCGGCTCCTGCGCGATCGACCAGTTCTTCATCTGGCGGCCGTTCGCCGACACGGTGAACCACAAGACGCCAATCGCGGGGCTCTACCAGATCGGCGCGTCCACGCATCCGGGGCCGGGTCTCGGCGGCGGCTCGGGCTTTGCGCTGGCCGAACGTCTCGGCTGA
- a CDS encoding MarR family winged helix-turn-helix transcriptional regulator, producing METKPMDFPVETQPTERFDRVPSIGEIGLDHFAPYLINRISARWNIDLQGQIKEHGLTTLQMRVLAILTVMAGSTVNEVAVFAVTEQSTMSRTLDGMERDGLVRRKNRRGDARVRELHLTEKGRESFREVWPVMYASLKRMFAGFTDAEYETLIGLLTRVLRNVRRHDF from the coding sequence ATGGAAACGAAGCCCATGGATTTCCCCGTGGAGACCCAGCCGACCGAACGGTTCGACCGGGTCCCTTCGATCGGCGAGATCGGCCTCGACCACTTCGCGCCCTATCTGATCAACCGGATATCGGCGCGCTGGAACATCGATCTGCAGGGGCAGATCAAGGAGCACGGTCTGACGACCCTGCAGATGCGCGTGCTGGCCATCCTCACCGTGATGGCGGGCAGCACGGTCAACGAGGTGGCGGTGTTCGCCGTCACCGAGCAGTCGACCATGAGCCGCACGCTCGACGGCATGGAGCGCGATGGCCTGGTTCGGCGCAAGAACAGGCGCGGCGACGCGCGCGTGCGTGAACTGCACCTGACCGAGAAGGGACGCGAGTCATTCCGCGAGGTCTGGCCCGTCATGTACGCGTCGCTGAAGCGCATGTTCGCCGGGTTTACGGATGCCGAGTACGAGACGCTGATCGGCCTTTTGACGCGGGTCCTGCGCAACGTACGGCGGCACGATTTCTGA
- a CDS encoding indolepyruvate ferredoxin oxidoreductase subunit alpha, producing MAERSFAKEVQQLRIGEGQEFRGEGILAVTKALLECGVGYVGGYQGAPISHLMDVLADAQDILAELGVHFEASASEATAAATLAASVHYPIRGAVTFKSTVGTNVASDALANLASGGVTGGALIIVGEDYGEGASIMQERSHAFAMKSQIWLLDPRPNLEMIVKSVREGFDLSEASNTPVMLEMRIRACHVHGRFQARDNRKPEMALAEALENPQRDLSRIVLPPASFQHEKEKIDKRWPAAVKFIRERGLNEFFGPKEAKKGGNVGIVLQGGMYNGVIRALQRLGLADIRGNTDVPLYVLNVTYPLIDEEFLAFAKDKDAVLVIEEGQPNHIEQAFGAMLHKAGIETKLRGKDPFPMAGEYTGAVMLSSIREFLRDHAGSLLGDKDRAPNEPEAPLVPDLSKAVPPRPPGFCTGCPERPIFAAMKMVQEELGEHHVAADIGCHLFSIMPPFDIGSSTMGYGLGPASASAFNVEAKKRPIAVMGDGGFWHNGLSSGVTNAVFNKHDGVILIVDNYYSAATGGQDIPSSRAFNRSRSTKHPITDAVKGVGATWVRHIDRTYDVTKMRDTFREALTTSEKGPKIIVASSECMLNRQRRERPKLAKAIAGGERSVKPRFGVDEDVCTGDHACMRLSGCPSLSVKRLDDPLRDDPVASIDQSCVACGNCGEVADAAILCPSFYRADVIHNPRRWDRFIGRLRANFRKRLQRRRDAGRLSFGFKVA from the coding sequence ATGGCCGAGCGGTCATTTGCAAAAGAAGTTCAGCAGTTGCGCATTGGCGAGGGCCAGGAGTTCCGCGGCGAGGGCATTCTCGCCGTCACCAAGGCGCTGCTGGAGTGCGGCGTCGGCTATGTGGGCGGGTATCAGGGCGCGCCGATTTCGCACCTGATGGACGTTCTGGCCGACGCGCAGGACATTCTCGCCGAGCTGGGCGTGCATTTCGAGGCGAGTGCGTCGGAGGCGACCGCCGCGGCGACGCTGGCGGCCTCGGTCCACTATCCCATCCGCGGCGCCGTCACCTTCAAATCGACGGTCGGCACCAATGTCGCCTCCGACGCGCTCGCCAATCTGGCGTCCGGCGGGGTCACCGGCGGCGCCCTGATCATCGTCGGCGAGGACTACGGCGAGGGCGCCTCCATCATGCAGGAGCGCAGCCATGCGTTCGCGATGAAGTCGCAGATATGGCTGCTCGACCCCCGGCCGAACCTCGAGATGATCGTGAAGTCGGTGCGCGAGGGCTTCGACCTGTCGGAGGCCTCCAACACGCCGGTGATGCTGGAGATGCGCATCCGCGCCTGCCATGTGCACGGCCGGTTCCAGGCACGCGATAACCGCAAGCCCGAGATGGCGCTCGCCGAGGCGCTGGAGAATCCGCAGCGCGACCTCAGCCGCATCGTGCTGCCGCCCGCTTCCTTCCAGCACGAGAAGGAAAAGATCGACAAACGCTGGCCGGCGGCGGTGAAGTTCATCCGCGAGCGCGGCCTGAACGAGTTCTTCGGGCCGAAGGAGGCCAAGAAGGGCGGCAATGTCGGCATCGTCCTGCAGGGCGGCATGTACAACGGCGTCATCCGCGCGCTGCAGCGGCTGGGCCTTGCCGACATCCGCGGCAATACCGACGTGCCGCTGTACGTGCTCAACGTCACCTATCCGCTGATCGACGAGGAATTCCTGGCGTTCGCCAAGGACAAGGACGCCGTGCTCGTCATCGAGGAGGGCCAGCCGAACCATATCGAGCAGGCGTTCGGGGCGATGCTGCACAAGGCCGGCATCGAGACGAAACTGCGCGGCAAGGACCCGTTCCCGATGGCCGGAGAATATACCGGCGCGGTGATGCTGAGCTCGATCCGCGAGTTCCTGCGCGACCATGCCGGCAGCCTGCTCGGGGACAAGGATCGCGCGCCCAACGAGCCCGAGGCCCCGCTCGTGCCCGATCTGTCCAAGGCGGTGCCACCGCGCCCGCCGGGATTCTGCACCGGGTGCCCGGAACGGCCGATCTTCGCGGCGATGAAGATGGTTCAGGAGGAGCTCGGCGAGCATCACGTCGCCGCCGATATCGGCTGCCACCTGTTCTCGATCATGCCGCCCTTCGACATCGGCTCGAGCACGATGGGATACGGCCTTGGACCCGCGTCCGCCTCGGCTTTCAACGTGGAGGCCAAGAAGCGGCCGATCGCGGTGATGGGCGACGGCGGCTTCTGGCACAACGGCCTCAGCAGCGGCGTCACCAACGCCGTCTTCAACAAGCATGACGGCGTCATCCTGATCGTCGACAACTACTATTCGGCGGCGACCGGCGGGCAGGACATCCCGTCTTCGCGGGCGTTCAACCGGTCCCGATCGACCAAGCATCCGATCACCGATGCGGTGAAGGGTGTCGGCGCCACCTGGGTGCGCCACATCGATCGGACCTATGACGTCACCAAGATGCGCGACACCTTCCGCGAGGCGCTGACGACGTCGGAGAAGGGCCCGAAGATCATCGTCGCATCGTCGGAATGTATGCTGAACCGGCAGCGCCGCGAGCGGCCGAAACTGGCCAAGGCGATCGCCGGGGGCGAGCGGTCGGTCAAGCCGCGCTTCGGCGTCGACGAGGATGTGTGCACGGGCGATCACGCCTGCATGCGCCTGTCAGGTTGCCCGTCCTTGTCGGTGAAGCGGCTGGACGATCCCCTGCGCGACGATCCGGTGGCCTCGATCGACCAGTCCTGTGTCGCCTGCGGCAACTGCGGCGAGGTGGCCGATGCGGCCATTCTCTGCCCGTCCTTCTACCGCGCCGACGTCATTCACAATCCGCGCCGGTGGGACCGCTTCATCGGCCGCCTGCGCGCCAATTTCAGGAAACGGCTGCAGCGTCGCCGCGATGCGGGCCGGCTCTCATTCGGATTCAAGGTGGCCTGA
- a CDS encoding indolepyruvate oxidoreductase subunit beta family protein, producing MPAAVSEKDEIIKIAVLAVGGQGGGVVTDWIVHVAEDNGWYAQATSVPGVAQRTGATIYYVEMVREGEGTPVLALMPSPGDVDIVLAAELMEAGRAMQRGFVSPDRTTLIASTDRTLAVMEKIVPGSGIGDSAPVIEAARAASKRFLGTDLDRVAVANGSVISASLFGALAGSEVLPFPKESFEKTVSADGGKRGEASLKAFRAGYDAVRETGADGAKDFGKEPAPVAKAASGDAIAGPAQDLKTWSGFMESLDLDFPRDARDMMRAGLEKVVDYQDIDYGREYLDRMKGIYGFDAANGGAPKSFRFTVEAAKYLANAMTYDDVIRVADLKTRATRFERVETEMGVRDAQVMQVTEFMHPRIEEIAGTLPAGVGRFILNRSRLRSTLDYFVNRGRRVRTDTMRGFLTLYFLGGLRRMRRRSLRHGTEMAHIEEWLDLAKETVATNYDLGVEVLRCRRLMKGYSDTHERGISKFDRVLSALPDLTGRDDGADWLRRLIEAALKDEKGEMLDGALKTIKTL from the coding sequence ATGCCTGCAGCGGTTTCGGAAAAAGACGAGATCATCAAAATCGCCGTGCTCGCGGTCGGCGGGCAGGGTGGTGGCGTGGTCACGGACTGGATCGTCCATGTGGCCGAGGACAACGGCTGGTATGCGCAGGCGACCTCCGTTCCCGGCGTCGCCCAGCGCACCGGTGCGACGATCTATTATGTCGAGATGGTCCGGGAAGGCGAGGGCACGCCGGTGCTGGCGCTGATGCCTTCGCCGGGTGACGTCGACATCGTGCTTGCCGCGGAATTGATGGAGGCGGGCCGGGCGATGCAGCGCGGCTTCGTCTCGCCGGATCGCACGACGCTGATCGCATCGACCGATCGCACGCTGGCGGTGATGGAGAAGATCGTGCCGGGCTCGGGTATCGGCGATTCCGCGCCGGTCATCGAAGCGGCCCGCGCCGCCTCGAAGCGCTTCCTCGGCACCGATCTCGACAGGGTCGCGGTCGCGAACGGCAGCGTGATCTCGGCGAGCCTGTTCGGCGCGCTCGCCGGCTCCGAGGTTCTGCCGTTCCCGAAGGAGAGTTTCGAGAAGACCGTCTCGGCCGACGGCGGCAAGCGCGGCGAGGCGAGCCTGAAGGCGTTCCGCGCCGGCTACGATGCGGTTCGCGAGACGGGGGCCGACGGGGCGAAGGACTTCGGCAAGGAACCGGCGCCGGTGGCGAAAGCGGCGTCCGGGGACGCCATTGCCGGTCCGGCGCAGGATCTGAAGACCTGGTCCGGCTTCATGGAAAGCCTGGACCTCGATTTCCCGCGCGACGCCCGTGACATGATGCGGGCGGGGCTCGAAAAGGTCGTCGACTATCAGGATATCGACTACGGGCGGGAATATCTCGACCGGATGAAGGGGATCTACGGGTTCGACGCTGCCAATGGCGGGGCGCCGAAAAGCTTCCGGTTCACCGTCGAGGCCGCGAAATATCTCGCCAACGCCATGACCTATGACGACGTTATCCGCGTCGCCGACCTGAAGACGCGGGCCACGCGCTTCGAGCGTGTCGAGACCGAGATGGGCGTTCGCGACGCTCAGGTGATGCAGGTCACCGAGTTCATGCATCCGCGCATCGAGGAGATTGCCGGCACCTTGCCCGCCGGCGTTGGCCGTTTCATCCTGAATCGGTCTCGTCTCAGGTCCACGCTCGACTACTTCGTCAACAGGGGACGGCGCGTGCGCACGGACACGATGCGCGGCTTCCTGACGCTCTACTTCCTCGGCGGCTTGCGCCGGATGCGGCGGCGGTCGCTGCGTCATGGGACCGAAATGGCCCATATCGAGGAATGGCTCGATCTCGCCAAGGAGACGGTCGCCACGAACTACGATCTCGGCGTCGAGGTGCTGCGCTGCCGCCGTCTGATGAAAGGCTACAGCGACACCCACGAACGCGGGATCTCCAAGTTCGACCGCGTACTGTCGGCCTTGCCCGACCTGACCGGCCGCGACGACGGCGCCGACTGGCTGCGCCGGCTGATCGAGGCCGCGCTCAAGGATGAGAAGGGCGAGATGCTCGACGGGGCGCTGAAGACGATCAAGACGCTGTAG
- a CDS encoding aldehyde dehydrogenase family protein codes for MPSSIKTREVIVSQYSDIISRNGLGPADISGGTIAVHTPIDGALIAEVHETSPDQMVEVIAAANEAFRAWRTVPPPVRGELVRLLGEELRAAKEALGALVSLEAGKIVSEGLGEVQEMIDICDFAVGLSRQLYGLTIASERPGHRMMETWHPLGVAGVISAFNFPVAVWSWNTALALVCGDAVIWKPSEKTPLTALACQKILQKAMARFGDAPKALHQVVIGGAEVGEALVTSPDVALISATGSTRMGKAVAPKVAGRFGKLILELGGNNAMIVGPTADLDLAVRAITFSAIGTCGQRCTSLRRVIAHESIKDELVGRLVKAYATAPIGNPLDAGTLVGPLIDQAARDRMQNAIARAAKSGGTVHGGEPVNDAVAGGAYVRPAIVEMPGQTDVVREETFAPILYVMTYDALDEAIAMQNDVPQGLSSCIFTNDVREAETFVSALGSDCGIANVNIGPSGAEIGGAFGGEKETGGGRESGADAWRGYMRRQTNTINYSRELPLAQGVKFDI; via the coding sequence ATGCCGTCGTCGATAAAGACGAGGGAGGTAATCGTGAGCCAGTATTCCGACATCATTTCCCGCAATGGCCTGGGGCCGGCGGACATCTCCGGCGGGACGATCGCCGTTCATACCCCGATCGACGGGGCGCTGATCGCCGAGGTGCACGAAACCTCTCCCGACCAGATGGTGGAGGTGATCGCCGCGGCCAACGAGGCGTTCCGCGCCTGGCGCACCGTGCCGCCGCCGGTGCGTGGCGAACTCGTGCGCCTGCTCGGCGAGGAATTGCGCGCGGCCAAGGAGGCGCTTGGCGCGCTCGTCTCGCTGGAAGCGGGCAAGATCGTTTCGGAGGGCCTCGGCGAGGTCCAGGAGATGATCGATATCTGCGACTTCGCCGTCGGCCTGTCGCGCCAGCTCTACGGCCTCACCATCGCCTCGGAGCGTCCCGGTCACCGGATGATGGAAACCTGGCATCCGCTCGGGGTCGCCGGCGTCATCTCTGCCTTCAACTTCCCCGTCGCCGTATGGTCGTGGAACACGGCGTTGGCGCTCGTCTGCGGCGACGCGGTGATCTGGAAACCGTCGGAGAAGACCCCGCTCACGGCCCTGGCCTGCCAGAAGATCCTGCAGAAGGCGATGGCGCGTTTCGGCGATGCGCCGAAGGCCCTGCATCAGGTCGTGATCGGCGGCGCTGAGGTCGGCGAGGCGCTGGTGACGTCGCCGGATGTGGCGCTCATCTCGGCAACCGGCTCCACGCGCATGGGCAAGGCGGTGGCGCCGAAGGTCGCCGGCCGTTTCGGCAAGCTGATCCTGGAGCTCGGCGGCAACAACGCGATGATCGTCGGCCCGACCGCGGACCTCGATCTCGCCGTGCGTGCCATCACCTTCTCGGCGATCGGCACCTGCGGCCAGCGCTGCACGTCGCTGCGCCGCGTGATCGCGCACGAGAGCATCAAGGACGAGCTGGTCGGGCGGCTCGTGAAGGCCTATGCCACGGCGCCGATCGGCAATCCGCTCGATGCGGGAACGCTGGTGGGCCCGTTGATCGACCAGGCCGCGCGCGACCGCATGCAGAACGCGATTGCCCGCGCGGCCAAGAGCGGCGGCACGGTGCATGGCGGCGAGCCGGTGAACGACGCGGTGGCCGGCGGTGCCTATGTTCGCCCGGCCATCGTCGAGATGCCGGGCCAGACGGACGTGGTGCGCGAGGAGACCTTCGCGCCGATCCTCTACGTCATGACCTACGATGCTCTGGACGAGGCGATCGCCATGCAGAACGACGTGCCGCAGGGCCTGTCGTCGTGCATCTTCACCAATGACGTCCGCGAGGCCGAGACATTCGTGTCGGCGCTCGGATCGGATTGCGGCATAGCCAACGTCAATATCGGCCCGTCCGGCGCCGAGATCGGCGGTGCCTTCGGCGGCGAGAAGGAGACCGGCGGCGGCCGGGAATCCGGGGCCGACGCGTGGAGGGGCTACATGCGCCGGCAGACGAATACGATCAACTATTCGCGCGAGCTGCCGCTGGCACAGGGCGTGAAGTTCGACATCTGA
- a CDS encoding globin-coupled sensor protein has protein sequence MEEESAMSGTRINQADHGGDSTDRDRRLNFMQITPETGTLLAEFWKHVEPALPSILDGFYAHVCSVPKLARKVGTDEPRLKLAQTAHWGRLFSGRFDHAYVEGVRVIGMIHNKIDLEPRWYIGGYNFVLAKLSALAVKTYRRNPARLEAVLTALNAAVMLDMDFAISIYQEAMIEERGARQRKLDAAISDFDQTMHGVIATVRGAADQMQSTASTLASGASQTNTQAAAVATAAEEATSNVQTVAAASEELATSIAEIARQVSQSTETAGQAVSESELAARQIGDLIQAAEKIGNVVNLINDIAAQTNLLALNATIEAARAGEAGRGFAVVAAEVKTLAGQTASATGEITGQIAGIQDATRAAEAAIGKIRSTITNVNEIATTIASAVEEQGMATQEIARNVQEAASGTGEVSANIGGVSQAAEETGNGAQMVLEAVRDLTAQADSLQTEVDKFFSTVRAA, from the coding sequence ATGGAAGAGGAAAGCGCGATGTCAGGCACTCGGATTAACCAAGCGGATCATGGCGGCGATTCGACCGATCGTGATCGTCGACTGAACTTCATGCAGATCACCCCGGAGACCGGCACGCTGCTGGCCGAATTCTGGAAGCATGTCGAGCCGGCGTTGCCGTCGATCCTGGACGGTTTCTACGCCCATGTCTGCTCCGTGCCGAAACTTGCCCGAAAGGTCGGCACTGACGAGCCGCGGCTAAAGCTGGCGCAAACCGCCCATTGGGGGCGCCTGTTTTCCGGCCGGTTCGACCACGCCTATGTGGAAGGCGTACGCGTCATCGGCATGATCCACAACAAGATCGACCTGGAGCCGCGCTGGTATATCGGCGGCTACAACTTCGTGCTGGCCAAGCTATCCGCCCTCGCCGTGAAGACCTATCGGCGGAACCCGGCAAGGCTCGAGGCCGTCCTCACCGCACTGAACGCGGCGGTGATGCTCGACATGGACTTCGCCATCTCCATCTATCAGGAAGCAATGATAGAGGAGCGCGGCGCCAGGCAGCGCAAGCTGGACGCTGCCATCTCGGATTTCGATCAGACCATGCACGGTGTCATCGCAACCGTCCGCGGCGCGGCCGACCAGATGCAGTCGACCGCCTCGACACTGGCGAGCGGGGCCAGCCAGACCAATACCCAGGCCGCCGCGGTCGCCACCGCAGCCGAGGAAGCGACGAGCAACGTGCAGACCGTCGCCGCCGCATCCGAGGAGCTCGCCACCTCCATCGCCGAGATCGCCCGCCAGGTATCCCAGTCGACCGAGACCGCGGGTCAGGCCGTTTCGGAATCCGAGCTCGCCGCCCGGCAGATCGGGGACCTGATCCAGGCCGCGGAAAAGATCGGCAACGTCGTCAACCTCATCAACGACATCGCCGCGCAGACCAACCTCCTGGCCCTGAACGCCACGATCGAGGCCGCCCGCGCCGGCGAGGCCGGACGCGGGTTCGCCGTGGTCGCTGCAGAGGTAAAGACGCTCGCCGGCCAGACTGCCAGCGCCACCGGCGAGATCACCGGACAGATCGCCGGCATTCAGGACGCCACCAGGGCCGCTGAAGCGGCGATCGGCAAGATCCGCTCGACGATTACCAACGTGAACGAGATCGCCACCACGATCGCCTCCGCAGTCGAGGAACAGGGAATGGCGACCCAGGAGATCGCCCGCAACGTGCAGGAAGCCGCAAGCGGCACGGGCGAGGTCTCGGCGAATATCGGCGGTGTCTCGCAGGCCGCCGAGGAAACCGGAAACGGCGCCCAGATGGTCCTCGAGGCGGTCCGGGATCTGACCGCGCAAGCGGACTCCCTGCAGACCGAGGTCGACAAGTTCTTCTCAACCGTACGGGCCGCCTGA